One part of the Coffea eugenioides isolate CCC68of chromosome 10, Ceug_1.0, whole genome shotgun sequence genome encodes these proteins:
- the LOC113749993 gene encoding transcription factor bHLH74 isoform X1, with protein sequence MSSTENTTGNMGFQESGGGGDSILNCPSSGMHTNSMSDKVAGMAMCSESMFKSSTRVDPFYGGTGWDPLVSLNHAENFGGSSVVPHHNEFGNSHYPVGLENQAISSTSHLVHYASDSGLGDMVPKLACFGSGAFSEMVNSFGLPDCGQVTETSFHQKYAQKMGVGAQEDCQISEERALGGNGKKKRKASDFQSPLNPKKNIEGEQQKDLSANSSECSKEQDEMKQKMEQSNSTNLRGKQASGKQIKDNSNSGEPAKDTYIHVRAKRGQATNSHSLAERVRRERISERMRLLQELVPGCNKITGKAVMLDEIINYVQSLQQQVEFLSMKLATVNPELNVDLDRIFQKDILHSRGSSAATLGIGPGLNSSHPFPGYPQGSFPGISGAAAPFHPVPQAVWDNELQSILQMGFDSSPSINNLGPNAGRSKLEL encoded by the exons GATTCCAAGAGAGTGGGGGTGGTGGTGATAGCATATTGAATTGCCCTTCTTCTGGAATGCACACAAATTCAATGTCTGACAAGGTTGCAGGAATGGCAATGTGTTCTGAGTCCATGTTCAAGTCTTCAACCAGGGTAGACCCTTTCTATGGGGGGACTGGATGGGACCCACTTGTATCACTGAATCATGCTGAGAATTTTGGTGGCTCTTCAGTTGTTCCTCATCACAATGAGTTTGGAAATTCACATTACCCTGTTGGGCTGGAAAATCAGGCGATTAGTAGCACTTCCCATCTGGTTCATTATGCATCTGATTCAGGTCTGGGTGATATGGTGCCAAAATTAGCGTGCTTTGGCAGTGGAGCATTCTCGGAAATGGTCAATTCTTTTGGACTTCCTGACTGTGGCCAGGTTACAGAAACGAGCTTTCATCAAAAATATGCTCAAAAAATGGGAGTTGGTGCTCAGGAGGattgccaaatttcagaagaGAGAGCTTTGGGTGGTAatggaaagaagaaaagaaaagcatcaGATTTTCAATCTCCATTGAACCCCAAGAAG AATATTGAAGGAGAGCAGCAGAAAGACCTCTCTGCTAACAGTTCAGAATGTTCCAAGGAGCAAGATgaaatgaaacagaaaatgGAGCAAAGTAATAGCACAAATTTGCGCGGTAAGCAAGCTTCAGGCAAACAAATCAAGGATAATTCTAACAGTGGAGAACCTGCTAAAGACACTTACATTCATGTGAGGGCCAAGAGGGGCCAGGCCACTAATAGTCACAGCCTTGCTGAAAGG GTGAGGAGAGAAAGGATAAGCGAGAGGATGAGATTGCTTCAAGAACTTGTTCCGGGCTGCAATAAG ATAACTGGCAAGGCTGTGATGCTTGATGAGATTATCAACTATGTACAATCCCTGCAACAGCAAGTGGAG TTTTTATCAATGAAACTGGCAACCGTGAATCCAGAGCTAAACGTCGATCTTGACCGGATTTTTCAAAAAGAT ATTCTTCATTCACGAGGCAGCAGTGCAGCTACTCTTGGAATTGGACCAGGATTGAACTCCTCTCATCCATTCCCAGGGTATCCTCAGGGATCTTTCCCAGGTATCTCAGGTGCTGCCGCCCCGTTTCATCCCGTGCCTCAG GCCGTCTGGGATAACGAGCTCCAGAGCATTTTGCAAATGGGCTTCGATTCTAGTCCCTCCATCAACAATCTAGGACCAAATG CAGGGCGGTCGAAATTGGAGCTATAG
- the LOC113749993 gene encoding transcription factor bHLH74 isoform X2, producing MSSTENTTGNMGFQESGGGGDSILNCPSSGMHTNSMSDKVAGMAMCSESMFKSSTRVDPFYGGTGWDPLVSLNHAENFGGSSVVPHHNEFGNSHYPVGLENQAISSTSHLVHYASDSGLGDMVPKLACFGSGAFSEMVNSFGLPDCGQVTETSFHQKYAQKMGVGAQEDCQISEERALGGNGKKKRKASDFQSPLNPKKNIEGEQQKDLSANSSECSKEQDEMKQKMEQSNSTNLRGKQASGKQIKDNSNSGEPAKDTYIHVRAKRGQATNSHSLAERVRRERISERMRLLQELVPGCNKITGKAVMLDEIINYVQSLQQQVEFLSMKLATVNPELNVDLDRIFQKDILHSRGSSAATLGIGPGLNSSHPFPGYPQGSFPGISGAAAPFHPVPQAVWDNELQSILQMGFDSSPSINNLGPNGRSKLEL from the exons GATTCCAAGAGAGTGGGGGTGGTGGTGATAGCATATTGAATTGCCCTTCTTCTGGAATGCACACAAATTCAATGTCTGACAAGGTTGCAGGAATGGCAATGTGTTCTGAGTCCATGTTCAAGTCTTCAACCAGGGTAGACCCTTTCTATGGGGGGACTGGATGGGACCCACTTGTATCACTGAATCATGCTGAGAATTTTGGTGGCTCTTCAGTTGTTCCTCATCACAATGAGTTTGGAAATTCACATTACCCTGTTGGGCTGGAAAATCAGGCGATTAGTAGCACTTCCCATCTGGTTCATTATGCATCTGATTCAGGTCTGGGTGATATGGTGCCAAAATTAGCGTGCTTTGGCAGTGGAGCATTCTCGGAAATGGTCAATTCTTTTGGACTTCCTGACTGTGGCCAGGTTACAGAAACGAGCTTTCATCAAAAATATGCTCAAAAAATGGGAGTTGGTGCTCAGGAGGattgccaaatttcagaagaGAGAGCTTTGGGTGGTAatggaaagaagaaaagaaaagcatcaGATTTTCAATCTCCATTGAACCCCAAGAAG AATATTGAAGGAGAGCAGCAGAAAGACCTCTCTGCTAACAGTTCAGAATGTTCCAAGGAGCAAGATgaaatgaaacagaaaatgGAGCAAAGTAATAGCACAAATTTGCGCGGTAAGCAAGCTTCAGGCAAACAAATCAAGGATAATTCTAACAGTGGAGAACCTGCTAAAGACACTTACATTCATGTGAGGGCCAAGAGGGGCCAGGCCACTAATAGTCACAGCCTTGCTGAAAGG GTGAGGAGAGAAAGGATAAGCGAGAGGATGAGATTGCTTCAAGAACTTGTTCCGGGCTGCAATAAG ATAACTGGCAAGGCTGTGATGCTTGATGAGATTATCAACTATGTACAATCCCTGCAACAGCAAGTGGAG TTTTTATCAATGAAACTGGCAACCGTGAATCCAGAGCTAAACGTCGATCTTGACCGGATTTTTCAAAAAGAT ATTCTTCATTCACGAGGCAGCAGTGCAGCTACTCTTGGAATTGGACCAGGATTGAACTCCTCTCATCCATTCCCAGGGTATCCTCAGGGATCTTTCCCAGGTATCTCAGGTGCTGCCGCCCCGTTTCATCCCGTGCCTCAG GCCGTCTGGGATAACGAGCTCCAGAGCATTTTGCAAATGGGCTTCGATTCTAGTCCCTCCATCAACAATCTAGGACCAAATG GGCGGTCGAAATTGGAGCTATAG